DNA from Ferrimicrobium sp.:
GGTTCGAGGAGATTGTTGATGGAGCCTGATGGCACGAGCTGACGCACCGGGTCGATATAGCGGCTTGGGCCGACAGATCTTTCTCGCGGAGGTTGGCCTCTTCGGTCTCGTCTTGGTGGTTATTGTCCTGTTGTATCTTCGGCACCTCACGATTGAAGTGCTGGTTGCCATCGTCGGTGCCGTGATTTTGGAGCCGCTTGTCAAACTGCTGATGCGTGCCCACCTGCCTCGGGGTGCGGCGGTCGCCTTGACCGTGTTCGTTGCGGCCGTGGTGCTGGTTGGAATTTTGTTTATCTTTAGCGTGCCACTCTATTCCGCAGGGTTGCGACTCGCTAATGATCTTCCGACGCTCATTCGAGACGTTGGGCACAAGAAGTCCCATCTCAATTCGCTGTTGACCAAGTTCCATATCGAACATTACTTGAATCTCTCAGCCCAAGGATTGGCCAAGGTTGCAAGTACAGCGCTGGTTCCAGCTTTGCTGGCTGCCACGGGGGTACTTTCGTTCCTGGCTGACGTCGTCATTACCGCGATGTTGGCGGTGTTCTTCTCATTGGAGGGACCAAAGGCGATCGATGTGATCGCTGGTTTACTTCCCGAGGTTCGCCGCCGTCACTTTCTTGATGCCTTGCACGAGACGGCTGTTGCTGTGAGTGGCTATGTGCTCGGCAATCTCGCAACCTCGATCATTGCAGGGGTCGTCGTCTACGTGGCCTTTAAGTCACTGGGCTTGCCTTTTGCGTTGCTCGTCGCCGTCTGGGTGGGATTGGTCGATCTGATTCCGTTGGTGGGCGGGCTCTTGGCTGGTATTCCGGCGGTTGGTTTATCGCTACTGCACGGGATCGTCGCAGCGATCATCGTGTTGGTGGTCTTCGTGATCTATCAGCAGATTGAGAATCACATTCTGAATCCTGTGATCCTCTCGCGGACGGTTCAATTGAACCCACTGTGGATCTTGCTTGCAGTGCTGGTAGGTGCGCAGTTTGCCGGCATTCCAGGAGCGTTGGTGGGTATCCCAATCGCGAGTGGTCTGCAAGTCCTAGCACGGCGCCTGCTGGCGCCATGGCTGCGCTCCAAGCTCAATCCACAAGGTTCAAATCCCGTGCCCCGAGAGGACGGAGAAGCCTAGCTGCTGGGAGTTGACGAGGTCGACTAACTGAGGAAGCGCCTTCAGTGTGGCTTGAAAGGAGCCAGGGTAGGAGGTGTAGTCGCTGTCGTGCAAGAGTATCGTGACGCCGGGGCGAAAGCGGGAACGAAGCTCTGCCATGACCGAGACAGAGGTTGCCTGTCGACGCCAGTCGCGGCCCCACGTGCCCCAGAGGACGATGCGCAAACCATGGGCATGGGCGGCGGCGAGGTCGGCACGGGTGACAACTCCATACGGTGGGCGGTACCAGGCTGGATGCACCCCGGTTGCTCGTTCGGTCGCATCCAGTGCTCGGGCGAGATCATAGCGAACACTGCGAGAGCTCCGGAAGAGGTGATTCTTGTGCCAATACCCGTGTGTCCCAACCTCGTGTCCACGCTCGACGATCTCGCGCGCGAGTTGAGGCTGGCGATCGATCATCTCGCCAAGCAGAAAAAATGTGGCCTGCACGCCGTTGGCCTCAAGTGCATCGAGGACGAGCGGTGTCGAGATCGGGTCCGGACCATCGTCGAAGGTAAGCGCGACTGATTGAGGGTGCCCAAA
Protein-coding regions in this window:
- a CDS encoding AI-2E family transporter, whose amino-acid sequence is MARADAPGRYSGLGRQIFLAEVGLFGLVLVVIVLLYLRHLTIEVLVAIVGAVILEPLVKLLMRAHLPRGAAVALTVFVAAVVLVGILFIFSVPLYSAGLRLANDLPTLIRDVGHKKSHLNSLLTKFHIEHYLNLSAQGLAKVASTALVPALLAATGVLSFLADVVITAMLAVFFSLEGPKAIDVIAGLLPEVRRRHFLDALHETAVAVSGYVLGNLATSIIAGVVVYVAFKSLGLPFALLVAVWVGLVDLIPLVGGLLAGIPAVGLSLLHGIVAAIIVLVVFVIYQQIENHILNPVILSRTVQLNPLWILLAVLVGAQFAGIPGALVGIPIASGLQVLARRLLAPWLRSKLNPQGSNPVPREDGEA
- a CDS encoding polysaccharide deacetylase family protein, which encodes MKTTTALATIAGTKLAIHVGSFVTHTWILAPITAPWLLGFGHPQSVALTFDDGPDPISTPLVLDALEANGVQATFFLLGEMIDRQPQLAREIVERGHEVGTHGYWHKNHLFRSSRSVRYDLARALDATERATGVHPAWYRPPYGVVTRADLAAAHAHGLRIVLWGTWGRDWRRQATSVSVMAELRSRFRPGVTILLHDSDYTSYPGSFQATLKALPQLVDLVNSQQLGFSVLSGHGI